A genome region from Microbacterium terricola includes the following:
- a CDS encoding ABC transporter ATP-binding protein: protein MSVSASPQIECVDLVRIFRGAGVEVQALQGLNLRVDRGELTAIVGASGSGKSTLLAILSALDVATAGRARVGTHDLLTLSAPERARYRRRVAGFVWQQTSRNFLPELTITENIALALSLRDTGGSKARATRVDEILDLLGVSHVRGRLPGAMTGGERQRAAIAVALANEPEVLFADEPTGELDDESSALVLGAMRTANEELGVTVLIVTHDPGVAAHVRRAVQIRDGRTSTEVLRSTSVDEGGIRSHVAEEFAVLDRVGRLQLPKDQLDRIGLRDRVRLDFAERHIEVHPAQSPAETEE from the coding sequence ATGAGCGTGTCCGCCAGTCCTCAGATCGAGTGCGTCGACCTCGTGCGCATCTTCCGCGGCGCGGGCGTCGAGGTGCAGGCTCTCCAGGGCCTCAACCTCCGCGTCGATCGCGGCGAGCTCACCGCGATCGTGGGTGCGTCGGGCTCCGGCAAGTCGACGCTGCTGGCGATCCTCTCCGCGCTGGACGTCGCCACCGCGGGGCGCGCCAGGGTGGGCACCCATGACCTGCTGACACTGTCTGCTCCCGAACGGGCGCGGTACCGCCGCCGCGTCGCCGGCTTCGTCTGGCAGCAGACGTCGCGGAACTTCCTGCCGGAGCTCACCATCACCGAGAACATCGCGCTCGCACTCTCGCTGCGCGACACCGGGGGGTCGAAGGCGCGCGCGACCCGGGTGGACGAGATCCTCGACCTGCTGGGCGTCTCCCACGTCCGCGGTCGGCTGCCGGGCGCGATGACCGGCGGGGAGCGTCAGCGGGCCGCCATTGCGGTCGCGCTCGCGAACGAGCCCGAGGTGCTGTTCGCGGACGAGCCCACCGGAGAGCTCGACGATGAGAGCTCCGCGCTCGTGCTCGGTGCGATGCGCACAGCAAATGAGGAACTCGGCGTGACGGTCTTGATCGTCACCCATGATCCCGGTGTCGCTGCGCACGTGCGCCGCGCGGTGCAGATCCGCGACGGCCGCACCTCCACCGAGGTGCTGCGATCCACATCGGTCGATGAGGGCGGGATCCGCAGCCACGTCGCCGAGGAGTTCGCGGTCCTCGACCGCGTCGGGCGCCTGCAGCTGCCGAAGGACCAGCTCGATCGCATCGGGCTGCGTGACCGGGTGCGCCTGGACTTCGCGGAACGTCACATCGAGGTGCACCCCGCGCAGTCGCCGGCGGAGACGGAGGAGTGA
- a CDS encoding ABC transporter permease translates to MTAVAEDTQTRRGGVRALWAGNPQAVVQRGLIAARSSSWVVVFSGFFEPVFYLASMGLGLGALIGDVQTSGGISVPYAAFIAPALLAVSAMNGAIYDSTWNVFFKMNYGKLYEGMLATSLGPLDVALGEILYALLRGLLYATGFMVIMQILGLNLAWTAILAIPTVLLIAFGFASLGMAITSYMKTFQQMDWINLVLLPMFLFSATLYPITVYPEWVQGIIMAFPLWHGVELIRGFTTGVMSPDMGWHILYYVVMIAIGLVFTTKRLRALFLD, encoded by the coding sequence ATGACCGCCGTGGCAGAGGACACCCAGACGCGTCGCGGGGGAGTCCGCGCGCTGTGGGCGGGCAACCCGCAGGCCGTGGTGCAGCGCGGGCTGATCGCCGCGCGCTCGTCGAGCTGGGTCGTGGTGTTCTCCGGGTTCTTCGAGCCCGTCTTCTACCTGGCCTCGATGGGACTCGGTCTCGGCGCGCTGATCGGGGACGTGCAGACCAGCGGCGGCATCTCCGTTCCGTACGCGGCCTTCATCGCGCCGGCCCTGCTGGCGGTGTCCGCCATGAACGGCGCCATCTACGACTCGACGTGGAACGTCTTCTTCAAGATGAACTACGGAAAGCTCTACGAGGGGATGCTGGCGACCTCCCTCGGTCCGCTCGACGTCGCGCTCGGCGAGATCCTCTACGCCCTGCTGCGCGGACTGCTGTACGCCACCGGGTTCATGGTGATCATGCAGATCCTCGGGCTCAACCTCGCCTGGACGGCGATCCTCGCCATCCCCACGGTCCTGCTCATCGCGTTCGGGTTCGCGAGCCTGGGCATGGCGATCACCAGCTACATGAAGACGTTCCAGCAGATGGACTGGATCAACCTCGTGCTGCTGCCCATGTTCCTGTTCTCGGCGACGCTGTACCCGATCACCGTCTACCCCGAGTGGGTGCAGGGGATCATCATGGCGTTCCCGCTGTGGCACGGGGTGGAGCTGATCCGCGGCTTCACGACGGGCGTCATGAGCCCCGACATGGGCTGGCACATCCTGTACTACGTCGTGATGATCGCGATCGGGCTCGTCTTCACCACGAAGCGGCTGCGCGCGCTCTTCCTCGACTGA
- a CDS encoding LLM class flavin-dependent oxidoreductase, producing MTPDPTELAPLILDWFLPLTGDSRTNLALGSATNNDQALLAATRPPGLPYISQIARAAEHLGFAAVLIPTGGGNEESWTMATALTQHTRDLDYLVAVRPGLVSPTLQAQVTATFQNVSGGRLRINVVVGGEDAEQHRFGDRLAKEDRYRRADEYLSILRRLWTGEHVTHHGEFYEIDDAWIAPLDHVPEIYLGGSSPAALDVAAAHADVYLTWGEPPAQAGAKIAQVRDRAAALGRTLRYGVRLHVIARPTSDEAWRVADELVAGLDPEVIARQRAAFASSGSEGQRRQAALAGAGTTRADLEVHPGLWAGAGLVRGGAGTALVGSYDEVADLIAEYRAEGFQEFVLSGYPHLEEAYWFAEGVRPELARRGLL from the coding sequence GTGACCCCGGACCCGACCGAGCTCGCCCCGCTGATCCTGGACTGGTTCCTGCCGCTCACGGGCGACTCCCGCACGAACCTCGCACTCGGCAGCGCGACCAACAACGACCAGGCGCTGCTGGCCGCGACCCGGCCGCCCGGACTGCCGTACATCTCGCAGATCGCACGTGCCGCCGAGCACCTCGGCTTCGCAGCCGTGCTCATTCCGACCGGCGGCGGCAACGAGGAGAGCTGGACGATGGCGACCGCCCTCACCCAGCACACCCGCGACCTCGACTACCTCGTCGCGGTGCGGCCCGGGTTGGTCTCGCCGACGCTGCAGGCGCAGGTGACCGCGACCTTCCAGAACGTCAGCGGCGGCCGACTGCGCATCAACGTCGTCGTCGGCGGCGAGGATGCCGAGCAGCACCGCTTCGGCGATCGGCTCGCCAAAGAGGACCGCTACCGCCGCGCCGACGAATACCTCTCGATCCTGCGGCGGTTGTGGACCGGTGAGCACGTCACCCACCACGGGGAGTTCTACGAGATCGATGACGCGTGGATCGCGCCGCTGGACCACGTGCCCGAGATCTACCTCGGGGGGTCATCGCCCGCCGCGCTCGATGTCGCGGCGGCCCACGCGGACGTCTACCTCACCTGGGGCGAGCCGCCTGCGCAGGCGGGCGCGAAGATCGCCCAGGTGCGTGACCGAGCAGCGGCGCTCGGCCGCACGCTGCGCTACGGGGTGCGCCTGCACGTGATCGCCCGGCCCACCTCGGACGAGGCGTGGCGCGTCGCCGACGAGCTCGTCGCCGGCCTCGATCCGGAGGTCATCGCACGCCAGCGCGCCGCCTTCGCCTCCTCGGGCTCGGAAGGGCAGCGCCGCCAGGCGGCCCTCGCGGGCGCGGGCACGACGCGCGCCGACCTCGAGGTGCACCCGGGCCTCTGGGCCGGTGCGGGTCTCGTGCGCGGCGGCGCAGGGACCGCTCTGGTGGGCAGCTACGACGAGGTGGCCGACCTCATCGCGGAGTATCGCGCCGAGGGCTTCCAGGAGTTCGTGCTGTCGGGGTATCCGCACCTCGAGGAGGCGTACTGGTTCGCCGAGGGCGTGCGCCCCGAGCTCGCGCGGCGCGGGCTGCTGTAG
- a CDS encoding ABC transporter ATP-binding protein, whose product MGRRVVRGEGLGRVFGDGAIRTVALRDAALDVAAGELVVLRGTSGAGKTTLLSLLAGLDAPTTGRAWIGDLEVTAASETELADLRRGTLGIVAQEFALIPMLTAAENIELPLRLSQVAADERAARVAELLELVGLTPHAHQRPDELSGGQQQRVAIARALVHRPTVVLADEPTAQLDSATAEEMMRLLADRVHSDGVAALVSTHDPALVAIADRVIELHDGRVRPAG is encoded by the coding sequence ATGGGCCGGCGGGTGGTGCGGGGCGAAGGCCTGGGTCGCGTGTTCGGGGACGGGGCGATCCGGACGGTGGCGCTCAGGGATGCTGCGCTGGATGTGGCGGCGGGAGAGCTCGTCGTGCTCCGCGGCACCTCGGGGGCGGGCAAGACCACTCTGCTCTCCCTGCTGGCCGGGCTGGACGCGCCCACCACGGGTCGCGCGTGGATCGGTGATCTCGAGGTGACGGCCGCGTCGGAGACCGAGCTCGCCGATCTGCGTCGTGGCACCCTCGGGATCGTCGCTCAGGAGTTCGCGCTCATCCCGATGCTCACCGCGGCCGAGAACATCGAGCTCCCGCTGCGGCTGTCCCAGGTCGCCGCGGACGAGCGCGCCGCCCGCGTGGCGGAGCTGCTCGAGCTGGTCGGGCTCACCCCGCACGCCCACCAGCGTCCGGACGAGCTCTCCGGCGGACAGCAGCAGCGGGTGGCCATCGCCCGCGCGCTCGTCCACCGTCCGACGGTCGTGCTCGCCGATGAGCCGACGGCTCAGCTGGACTCGGCCACCGCGGAGGAGATGATGCGACTGCTCGCCGACCGGGTGCACTCGGACGGGGTCGCGGCCCTGGTGTCCACGCACGACCCGGCCCTGGTCGCCATCGCCGACCGCGTCATCGAGCTGCACGACGGCCGGGTGCGGCCGGCCGGGTGA
- a CDS encoding FtsX-like permease family protein encodes MTRLLRRQLRPHLAALVLLAVTAGVLTAGLTTLPRVLTRVADERFAAVFAQESIANVTISGEPAEAADPATVIGTLKSVLEPYPRLVDAPLADAMGEADWQLVLEPWSIGVATAPGDAVRFALGISPTLAAHADVVAGAAPAPWKGDGPLEVAVSQAVADRLRLGVGDRLESDAAPLVVSGIIAPRADASASPGDADRFAPPAEEPLAAGGAKITARAWIDEGGAGALGASLARARLTASYPIHGAGLSPDDIPALTDALRAASSARLLLRNAAPLNVTSRLAVALDALDAADAALSAAAVLIASAPLGGLAATVLLAAQAFAARRRSARRLLSARGAGVSRLARDGAVETAIAVVPAVVLGAASAVLVVPGELGPMTALPAIAVAIAACVVAAVLAARAAATASVHPALRLIGELVVLSAAVVAGILLLRRGLALTDAGVDPLLAVAPLLAALAVSVLLVRALPWVLRAIERALSRGRGAVSLVAVARVARSATLGVAATLAIVIAVSATTLSATLSATLDGAATAAARQSVGGDLRLSSDSALPSVDGVARVGGVAAAVEVRRLEEAVIAEEGRERAALVLVADAERWNRTRPDLDLPAASDGALAAVLSDELTLADHGALTLDGAPLERAATARTAELPTDGASWVLLDAAAVAGEHDTAAEWMLVRTEPGASTATVAARLHEAFGAELDIADAETTRAELTAQPAFAALRGILQLCAVASLVMALLAVLLAVLGAAAERARTLGALRMLGMPAGRAAVVVLWETLPGAISATAAGAGLGIVLAALLVAAADLGATVGGVALALDPPIAAIALGGVVFVLVIAGAGTALAAWTVRVPPRGAVRMGA; translated from the coding sequence ATGACCCGCCTGCTCCGACGGCAGCTCCGGCCGCATCTGGCCGCTCTGGTGCTGCTCGCGGTCACCGCGGGTGTGCTCACGGCCGGTCTGACGACGCTGCCGAGGGTGCTCACCCGGGTCGCCGACGAGCGCTTCGCCGCCGTCTTCGCGCAGGAGTCGATCGCGAACGTGACGATCAGCGGCGAACCCGCCGAAGCCGCCGACCCTGCGACCGTCATCGGCACGCTGAAGAGTGTGCTGGAGCCGTATCCACGGCTCGTGGACGCGCCCTTGGCGGACGCGATGGGCGAGGCCGACTGGCAGCTGGTGCTGGAGCCATGGAGCATCGGGGTCGCCACGGCGCCAGGCGATGCCGTGCGTTTCGCGCTCGGCATCTCGCCCACCCTCGCTGCGCACGCGGATGTCGTCGCGGGTGCCGCGCCCGCGCCGTGGAAGGGTGACGGCCCGCTCGAGGTCGCCGTATCGCAGGCGGTCGCCGATCGGCTGCGGCTGGGTGTCGGCGACCGCCTCGAGTCCGACGCTGCGCCGCTCGTGGTGAGCGGGATCATCGCGCCGCGCGCGGACGCGTCGGCCTCCCCGGGTGACGCGGATCGGTTCGCCCCTCCTGCGGAGGAGCCCCTCGCCGCGGGCGGCGCCAAGATCACGGCCCGGGCGTGGATCGACGAGGGCGGCGCGGGCGCCCTCGGCGCGTCGCTCGCCCGCGCGCGGCTCACCGCGTCGTACCCGATCCACGGAGCGGGACTCTCGCCCGACGACATCCCCGCCCTGACCGATGCGCTGCGCGCCGCCTCGAGCGCGCGGCTGCTGCTCCGCAACGCCGCGCCGCTGAACGTCACCTCGCGGTTGGCGGTCGCACTCGATGCGCTGGATGCGGCAGATGCGGCGCTCTCGGCGGCCGCGGTGCTCATCGCGTCCGCTCCGCTGGGCGGGCTCGCCGCCACCGTGCTGCTGGCAGCCCAGGCCTTCGCCGCGCGCCGCCGCAGCGCCCGCCGGCTGCTGAGCGCCCGTGGCGCAGGTGTCTCCCGTCTTGCGCGCGACGGCGCGGTGGAGACGGCGATCGCCGTCGTTCCCGCTGTCGTGCTCGGAGCAGCATCCGCCGTGCTGGTCGTACCAGGCGAGCTCGGCCCGATGACTGCCCTCCCCGCGATCGCCGTCGCGATCGCCGCGTGCGTCGTGGCCGCGGTGCTCGCTGCGCGCGCGGCCGCCACCGCGTCGGTGCACCCGGCGCTCCGTCTCATCGGCGAGCTCGTCGTGCTCTCCGCTGCGGTCGTCGCGGGCATCCTCCTCCTGCGGCGTGGGCTGGCGCTCACCGACGCCGGCGTCGATCCGCTGCTGGCGGTCGCGCCGCTGCTGGCGGCACTCGCGGTGAGTGTGCTGCTCGTGCGGGCGCTGCCGTGGGTGCTCAGGGCGATCGAGCGGGCGCTGAGCCGAGGGCGTGGGGCGGTGAGCCTCGTGGCCGTCGCGCGCGTCGCCCGCAGTGCCACGCTCGGTGTCGCGGCGACCCTCGCGATCGTCATCGCCGTGAGCGCCACGACACTGTCGGCGACCCTCTCCGCGACCCTGGACGGCGCCGCCACGGCCGCTGCGCGACAGAGCGTGGGTGGGGACCTCCGCCTCAGCTCCGACTCCGCGCTGCCGTCCGTCGACGGCGTCGCCCGGGTCGGCGGGGTCGCCGCGGCCGTCGAGGTGCGGCGCCTCGAAGAAGCGGTGATCGCGGAGGAGGGGCGCGAGCGCGCAGCCCTCGTGCTGGTCGCCGACGCAGAGCGCTGGAACCGCACCCGCCCGGACCTGGACCTGCCGGCCGCGTCCGACGGCGCTCTCGCGGCCGTCCTCTCCGACGAGCTCACGCTCGCCGACCACGGCGCGCTGACCCTCGATGGCGCGCCGCTCGAGCGCGCGGCCACCGCACGGACTGCTGAACTGCCCACGGACGGCGCCTCGTGGGTGCTCCTCGATGCGGCCGCGGTCGCCGGCGAGCACGACACCGCAGCGGAGTGGATGCTGGTGCGCACCGAGCCTGGCGCGTCCACGGCAACGGTCGCCGCGCGGCTGCACGAGGCCTTCGGCGCAGAGCTCGACATCGCCGACGCGGAGACGACCCGCGCCGAGCTGACTGCGCAGCCCGCCTTCGCCGCCCTGCGCGGCATTCTGCAGCTGTGTGCGGTCGCCTCGCTCGTGATGGCTCTGCTCGCGGTGCTCCTGGCCGTGCTCGGCGCTGCAGCCGAGCGCGCGCGGACGCTCGGGGCGCTGCGCATGCTCGGCATGCCCGCCGGCCGAGCCGCCGTGGTGGTGCTCTGGGAGACGCTGCCCGGCGCGATCTCGGCGACGGCCGCGGGCGCCGGGCTCGGAATCGTCCTCGCCGCGCTTCTGGTGGCCGCCGCCGACCTCGGCGCGACGGTCGGGGGCGTCGCGCTCGCCCTCGATCCGCCGATCGCCGCGATCGCGCTCGGCGGGGTCGTCTTCGTCCTCGTGATCGCGGGGGCCGGCACCGCCCTCGCTGCGTGGACGGTGCGGGTTCCGCCCCGCGGCGCCGTCCGGATGGGAGCATGA